In one Trichosurus vulpecula isolate mTriVul1 chromosome 8, mTriVul1.pri, whole genome shotgun sequence genomic region, the following are encoded:
- the LOC118829906 gene encoding 60S acidic ribosomal protein P1-like: MAVSELTCIYYALILHDDEVTVNEDKINAFIKAAGVNVEPFWPGLFAKALSNVNIASLICNVGVGGPAPAAGGAAPAGGAAPASTAAPAVEKKKEEAKKEES; the protein is encoded by the coding sequence ATGGCCGTCTCCGAGCTCACTTGCATCTACTACGCCCTCATCCTTCACGATGATGAGGTTACGGTCAACGAGGATAAAATCAATGCCTTCATTAAAGCAGCAGGTGTAAATGTTGAACCATTCTGGCCTGGATTATTTGCAAAGGCCCTGTCCAATGTAAACATTGCAAGCCTCATTTGCAATGTAGGAGTTGGTGGACCTGCCCCAGCAGCTGGTGGTGCTGCCCCTGCTGGAGGGGCTGCTCCTGCTAGCACAGCTGCCCCAGCtgtggagaagaagaaagaagaagcaaaaaaggaagaatccTAG